The region gatgaaggggatgacagaggctggaTCCATCCATGCCAtccagatggctggatggcatcactgactagatggacatgaatttgagtaaactccaggagttggtgatggacagggaggcctggcatgctgcaattcatgggggctcaaagagtcggatacgaccgaatgactgaactgaactgtgagtaACACAGATATAGTATCCActagcaaaaaagaaacagaagatatataCCTTTCAGTATAAAAACTCCAGAGGAGGGTAAACACTGAGTCAGGAAATTCCAGTATCTATAACAGTGGatgagaaaatacttttcaaCAATATTATGATCATATTATGATTACATACTATGAACATTTGGCAAAGTAaagatcaaaaatattttcatctaaaCTGATACAACATAGAAAAAGacacaaatcagaaaaaaaaaaaaaagactttcactCTGGGTTCAAAAGACATTGTAATGACATTGAGACATGTAGTATATAACTGTGTATTTAATGTCCAGGGTAGCAACACACAAGTAGTAAAGATGATGGGAAGATAGAGGGATGGTTATTATCTTAAGTGTTCAGATCAGCAACACAAACTAGAAATTAATATACTGGGATCCCTATTCAAGATGAGGCACTTATAAGGAAAAACcatatttatttccattaaaaaaattcatccaaaaaaaaaaaaaaattcatcctaCCCTGAGTTTTcaagtacaaaataaatgaagtgcTGAAGGCTTTCCCTGCATTCTTTCCATTCATAATGTTTCTCCCCCTTGACTGCTTCATTTATAAGCTTTTAAGGGAGAAAGCTTTCCCACCAGTCGTCGTATTCAGAATTTTTCTCCAGTGTGCGTCTTTGTGTGTCTCTGCAGGGATATGAGACACCTGTAGGCTTTTTCACACTGCTGACATTCATACGGTTTCTCTTCACTGTGAGTTATCATGTGTCCTTGCAAAGATCTCGGATacctgaaggctttcccacactgCTGGCACTGATAAGGCTTCTCTTCACTGTGTGTTTTCATGTGTTCTCGAAGGGATGAAGAAGTGATGAATGCTTTTCTGCATTCTGTACACTCATAGGGTTTTACTCCACTGTGTGTTTTCACATGTTTTCTGAAGTACTTAGGACAACTGTAGGATTTCCCACAATCATTACACACATAaggcttctctcctgtgtgtaTCCTCACATGTCCTTGCAGGGATTTGAGATAGGGGAAAGCTTTGCCACACTGCTTACATTCATAGGGCTTTTCTCCACTGTGTGTTCGCATGTGTTCCCGAAGGTAAGTGCACCAGCTGAAAGCCTTGCCACACTGCTTACACTcatagggcttctctccagtgtgcATGCGCACATGTTCTCGGAAGTGTGAGATGCCAGTAAAAGCTTTCCCACATTCTTTGCATttgtagggtttctctccagtgtgagttcTCATGTGCCGTTTAAGTTGGCAATAATAACTGAAAGATTTCCCACACACGTCACACACATAGATTTTCTGGCCATATTGACCTCTCTTATGTCCCTGAAAAGTGAGAGCTTCTCCAGATTTTTTACAGTCTAAGGATTGTTTACTACTGTGACTCTTCATGCATCTCTTAGATGCTCTCCCAGCATCTTGACATTTATCAGGTTTCTCTATaaagtctgtttccccagcaGGGCTGAGGCACAAGATACAGCTGCAGGTTTGTCCACATTCCTCACATGTATAAGGTTTTTGTCCAGTGTGAGACTTTTGCTGATTCTTCTTCAAGGAATGATCCCTGAAGGCTTTTCTACATATAATGCATTGATGAGGCTGAATTTTAATTTGATAACTCTCATGCACAGTAAGATCTATAATCCTGTTTGGAGTTTTTAGAGATTGATGATCTTCTTTACCTTCACAGAGACTTTCCACCAAATGATTTCTGGTCAAAACAGGAAGTGAATTATTAGGGGTTAATGATTTGTTTCTGGTTATTCAGGATTATTTTGACTATATATTTGTGATTTTCAATGAATGGGCATGTTTTCAGCACTCTCTGCAACATGACCAAGTGCAACAAAGGTTAATGCTCTGGCTGGAGGGCTCAAACAGCCATAACTTTCAGTGTTTTTTACACGAGGTTTTCTAATCATTGTTTCCTACTGAATTAAGTTTCTGATGCTCAGTATCTATAGCACATTTATAAAAGTATTGTTTTGTAAAAATTCTGAGTACACAATTGTTTATTAGCTAACTTTACAATTGTTTagctgcttccctggtagctcagaggttaaagcatctgcctgcaatgcgggaggcctgggttcgatccctgggtcgggaagatcccctggcgaaggaaatggcaacccactccactattcttttattttttttcactccagtattcttgcctggagaatcccatggacagaggagcctggtgggctacagtccatggggtcgcaaagagtcggacacgactgagccacttcacacCTTTCTTTACCATCACATGAGTCTAACACTCTGCTGAGATCCCTCGTCCCCCTTCTCCCTGTGGGAGTGCCACTCACCTCACACGCCTCTCCTCAGTTAGATGCTGATCTCGCAGGTTATGAAATGCCCAGTTTTCTCCCCAAACAGACCTAGAATCATTTCTTATGAATCTTACAACTTCCCGTTCAATGCACAGTCCAGTCTCCAAAGTATCCCACTGAGGACTTGATATATTGACCTTAACTTGCGGGCAAGAACCTGCAATGATTGGAAGCATAATTAAATCATTGGGAAAGAAATGGtgggggaaaggaaagagaggCCATATCTAGATTTCTCTCCATAGACTCATTCAAAAacgtaaaataattttataaaggaagaaaggagatgtGTGATATTGTGATctatcagacacacacacacacacacacacacacacacacaaacacatttggTCACTGAAATGACCAACATGTACTTCTCAAATAAACTGGGTCCTTATCCACTGTTTCCTGCTGAGGGATCcccaaacccttggaatttcctgagcaATAAAAGCAACAATGTAGTCTCTTGTGCTCATTTCCAGAAAATGCTTCAGGATCAGAAAGGTGAAATAGGTTTCCTATGATTCATAACAAGCCTTTTCTATCCCAATTGAGTTTATATTAATGAAAGAAGTTGTGGCAAAGATCCTGAGTATCAGGACTAATCGCCAATAAAGACAACCACTTGATTAAAGGGTTGAAACTTTCAGTCCCACCCATATCCCCCAGCACCCCCAaacctctgggggtgggggagcggcTAGAGATCAAATCAACTGGCAATGGCCAGTGACTTCATCAACCATGCCTATGTAATGAAGGCATGAAAAAAAggtttgg is a window of Muntiacus reevesi chromosome 1, mMunRee1.1, whole genome shotgun sequence DNA encoding:
- the ZNF77 gene encoding zinc finger protein 77, whose translation is MLPFLENQGSNLQDSVVFEDVAVNFTLEEWELLDPAQRKLYRDVMLETCRNLATVGSCPQVKVNISSPQWDTLETGLCIEREVVRFIRNDSRSVWGENWAFHNLRDQHLTEERRVRNHLVESLCEGKEDHQSLKTPNRIIDLTVHESYQIKIQPHQCIICRKAFRDHSLKKNQQKSHTGQKPYTCEECGQTCSCILCLSPAGETDFIEKPDKCQDAGRASKRCMKSHSSKQSLDCKKSGEALTFQGHKRGQYGQKIYVCDVCGKSFSYYCQLKRHMRTHTGEKPYKCKECGKAFTGISHFREHVRMHTGEKPYECKQCGKAFSWCTYLREHMRTHSGEKPYECKQCGKAFPYLKSLQGHVRIHTGEKPYVCNDCGKSYSCPKYFRKHVKTHSGVKPYECTECRKAFITSSSLREHMKTHSEEKPYQCQQCGKAFRYPRSLQGHMITHSEEKPYECQQCEKAYRCLISLQRHTKTHTGEKF